Within Halorubrum lacusprofundi ATCC 49239, the genomic segment GGGAGTCGGGCCGATGACCGGGGACGATCGCGACGCCGGCTCCGGTCTCGCAGAGCGACGCGGCCTCGACGAGGCCGTGGTGTACCAGCCGGCCGAGGACTCCGGGCTCCTCGCAGAGGCGGCCCTTGAGGAGGCGCACGGACGAGTGCTGGAGGTCGGCACGGGCTCGGGATGGGTCGCCCAGCAGATCGCCGAGGAGCGCGGGCTCGACACGGTCGGCAGCGACCTCAATCCGCACGCGGCGCGACAGGCTCGCGAGCGGGGCGTCGAAGGGGTTGTCGCCGACCTCCTCTCCCCGTACCGGGCGGACGCGTTCGACACGGTGTGTTTCAACCCCCCCTATCTCCCGACCGACCCGGACAACGAGTGGGGCGACTGGATGGAACACGCGCTCTCGGGCGGCGAGTCGGGCCGCGAACTCATCGAGCCGTTCCTCGACGACGTGGGGCGCGTCCTCGCGCCGGGCGGCGTCGTCCTGCTTCTAGTCTCGTCGCTGACGGGGTACGACGAGGTGCTCGCTCTCGTGGAGGACGCCGGGTTCGCGGCCGAGCCGGTCGTCGAGGAGTCGTTCCCGTTCGAGACGCTCACGGTGTTAGCGCTGCGTCGGGCGTGAAGTGGGCGCTCTCCCTCGGCGGCGCTGGCCGTTAGTTAATAACTAGAGAACATAAATTGTATTAGCAAATATTATACGACGGCATATCGAACCAACGGTAATGACTGAACGAGTCGCAGCCACACCGGGGCTGTACCCGCTTCCGGACTGGGCGAAGGAGACGCTCTCCGACCTGAAGGGTCACCAGAAGGGTGACCTGCTGAGCGGCGACGAGAGCGAGGCGATCGTCAAGGAGTACGACGAGGTGCGCACCGAGTACGTCAACGACCAGCTCGACGCCGGCCTCGACCGCGTGGTCGAGGGACAGGGGCGTTGGGACGACATGATCGCGCATCCGCTGACGGTGCACGACAGCGTCGAGACCGGCGGGATCGTCCGGTACTACGACAACAACAACTTCTACCGCGACCCACGGGTCGTCGACGACCTCGACTTCTCGGGCGACGTGGCGCGCGAGCTGGAGCGGGCCACCGACCTGATCGACGGTGAGGCACCTCTCGCGGCGACGCTTCCCGGCCCGTATTCGCTCGCCGACCTCGCGACCGACGAGCACTACGGCGACGAGGCCGCGTTCCAGGCCGCCATCGCCGAGTTCCTCGCCGGCGAGGTCGAGGCGTTTCCCGCCCACGAGACGCTGTTCCTCCTCGAACCGTCGCTGGTGACGAACCCGCCCGCCGAGGGCGAGGAGTCGACCGCGACCGACGCGATCGCAACGGTCGCCGACGCGACCGACGCCGACGTGGTCGTCCAGACCTCCTACGGCGCGCTCGACGAGAAGCTGTACGCCCACCTCGTCGACGAGGCGAGCGCGGACGCGCTCGGGCTCGATCTGGTCGCCGGCGACCGCGACGACACGGTGTACAACGTTCAGGAGTTCGGCGCCACCGACTCACTCGCGCTCGGGCTCGTCGACGGGCAGAACACGCTCGTTGAGGAGCCGGAGACGATCGCGGAGCGCGTCGAGTGGTTCGAGTCGCAGATCCCCGCTGAAGGGTTCGACCGGACCTACCTGACGCCGAACACCGAGCTGTTCTACCTGCCGGCCAACAAGTACCGCGCGAAGCTGAACACGCTGGCCGCCGCCG encodes:
- a CDS encoding HemK2/MTQ2 family protein methyltransferase, giving the protein MTGDDRDAGSGLAERRGLDEAVVYQPAEDSGLLAEAALEEAHGRVLEVGTGSGWVAQQIAEERGLDTVGSDLNPHAARQARERGVEGVVADLLSPYRADAFDTVCFNPPYLPTDPDNEWGDWMEHALSGGESGRELIEPFLDDVGRVLAPGGVVLLLVSSLTGYDEVLALVEDAGFAAEPVVEESFPFETLTVLALRRA